CAGAGGGctgaggagctgggggtggggctggaaagTTCTGCAGGAGGGGCCTGAGAAGGGAAGCACCTGAGAGGCAGCCACTCGGCCCCAGCACTgcgggcccctccctccctccgacggtttcacttttgttttcttttcccagcGCTTCGGCTTCAGGGCGAAGGGGAAGGAGTCCGGCGGAAGGCCTGGACTGCGGCGGCCCAGGCAGCCGGGGGAGCGTGAGTGCGGGATGTGGGCCAGCCCCACAGTGAGGGGGGTGCCAGGGAACGCTGCCCAGGGGCCTGCGAGGGGTGAGGCGGGGCTGTGGGCTGCTaccccacctgctcctccagcccAGGCTGTGATGATGGAcgaggaagaggcagagctgagggcAGCAGTGGAACTCAGAGGCCTGCCCCCCGACGTCCCAGACGAGCTGCTCACACTCTACTTCGAGAACCCTCGAAGCTCTGGGGGTGGCCCGGTGTCGAGTTGGCAGAGACTTGGCCGCGGGGGCATCCTCACCTTCCAGGAGGCTGCAGGTGAGGGGACCCACGCAAAGGGGCAGCCTGGGCCCCCATCGGCCGCCGGCCCtgacacccctccccctgcctgcaGATGCAGCGAGGGTCTTGGCCCAGGAGGAGCACATTCTGCACGGCGCTCGGCTGAGCCTGCGGCCAGCCCCACCACGCGCCCCTGCGCGCCTGCTACTCCAGGGGCTGTCTGCTGGCACGGGACCCCGGCGCCTGGAGCAGTACGTCCAAGCCCTGCTTTGTGCCGCAGGGCAGCCGGTGCAGCCGTGCCGTGCCCTGGCCAGTCCCCGACCAGACCGGGCCCTGGTGCAGCTGCCCAAGCCCCTTTCAGAGGCAGGTGAGAGGCGGGATTGGGGTGGACGTGCCTTTCAGGGGAGATGCCCCGAGCTGACTTGCACCCTCCCCACAGAAGCCCGCGTCCTGGAAGAGCACGCCCAGGCCCTGAGCCTGGAGGGGGCCGAGGTCTCCCTGGCCTGGGTGCCCCAGGCCCGGGCGGTGCGTGTCATGGGGGGCAGCCCCCCTGCAGACCTGCTGCTGCTGGAGCTGTACCTGGAGAATGAGCGCCGCAGTGGCGGGGGGCCCCTGGAGGGCGTGCGCAGCCTGCCAGGGCACCTGGGCACCATCGCTTCCTTCCAGCAGTGGCAGGGTGAGTGGGGCTGGACAGGGcagcccaccctccctatgccttGGAGCCCTGACGACTTctgtcctttcccttcctccaagTGGCCGAACGGGTGCTGCAGCGGGCCCACCAGCTGCAGGGTTCAGAGCTGAGCCTTGTCCCGCACTACGATGTCCTGGAGCCCGAGGAGCACAGCGAGCACACCAGTGGAGGGAACCGCTTGGCCGAGTTGGGGCCTGGGGCCCCCAAGCCTGCtctcctggaggctggagggccAGCAAGGGCACAGAATTGTGCAGGGAATGTGACATTGGGCTCTGAGGAGGCACCGGGGCAAACAGGAGCCTCTCTGAGGACAGGTCCTCTCTGGGACAGGTCCTCGCTGGGACAGGCCAGGCCAGTCAGCTCAGGGCCCGTGGGGTCTTCAGAACAGGAGGGGCTGGTGAGCCCAGGGCCTACGGGGTCTCCAGGCCCAGGGGAGATCGCCGTGGAGTCTCTGGAGCAGGTGGCGTCGATGAGCCTGGGCCCTGTGGGGTCCCCGGGGCAGGAGGGCCTGGTGGAGACAGTGCTGCCGATGGAGCTGGGAGCAATGCGCTTCCTTCAACTCTATCATGAGGACCTTCTTGCTGGCCTAGGAGACGTCGCCCTCTTCCCGCTCGAGGGATCAGATATGACTGGATTTCGGGTACGCGACCCCTGAGGATTCCTCACCTCTACTACTGGGGGCTCTGGCTGCCTTTCCTGTGCCCTAAACCTGCCAACTGCTCCTCCTCACCCTGCCCCATGGTCCTGCAGCTCTGCGGAGCCCTCGCCCCATGCCAGGCAGCCGAGGAGTTTCTGCAAAGTCTGCTGGGCAGCGTTAGCTGTCACGTGCTGAGCCTGAAGCACCCAGGCAGCGCCAGGTTCCTGCTGAGCCCAGAGGGGCAGCGCCTTCTGCGGGGGCTGGAGGCTCAGTTCCAGTGCGTCTTTGGGACAGAGCGTCTGGCCAGGGCTGCCCTGGACACAGACCCGGGAGAGGTAGACAtggagccctcccctcccctctcctcccctctttcGCACCTCAGTCCCCCGTACCTCCTCCACCCTTGCTCAGAGGCCTGGGAGGGGTATGTGTCCGGGGGGTACTGGCATTCTTTCCCAACAGGTGGACCCCACTGAGGCCCTACAGGCCCTCCCTGGCCACTCCCACACCCTGTGGCCTCCAGACAATATGGACGGTGACCAGGAGAATATGAGCCTAGGTAGGGCTCCCTGGGGACCCTGGCACATCCTGCGGCCCTTTCTTGACCTCACTCTGCTGCTCTGCCCTGTGACCATATACCCTCTAACCCCCCTCCACCTTCCACGCGTCCCCTGACTAGTCCTCTCCTCAGCCCCATTCTGGCTGGACTTGACCCCTGACCCAGTGCCTCTCCCTGTCCCCAGAGGAGGTCCGAGAGCTGCTGGCCGCCCTGGAGGGCCTGGACGGGGAAGACTGGCTGCCCCTGGAGCTGAGGGAGGAGGAGCCTGAGGGGCAGCCGGAGGAGGAGAAGactcccagggctggggaggggcccgTGGCCCCCAGCACCGGGGCGCCCGGGCGGCTGGAGGAGGAGGCCGAGCTGCAGCTGGCTCTCTACCGGTCACTGGAGCCACAGGGCCAGGTGGCCGAGCGGGAGGAGGCTGTGGCGCTGCAGCGGGCCCTGGCCCTCTCCCTGCTGGAGCCGCCCCCGCTGCAGGAAGAACAGGAGCTCCGGGGTGGGGGGCCTGGTAGCTGGGCCCAGCTGGAGGTGCATGCGGCCTTTGAGCAGGATATGGATGAGCTGGACCAGGCCCTAGAGGCGGCCTTGGAGGTGCACCTCCGGGAGGAGACGGTGGGGCCCCAGGGCTGCGTGCTGCCCGCGGAGCTGTGCACCCGCCTGGAGCGGCGCCACGGTGTGAGTGTTGCCCTTCGTGGTGACCGCACCGTCCTCCGTGGCTTTGGGACCCAGCCCACCCGTGCGGCCCGCCACTTAGCAGCGCTGCAGGCTGGCCCCCGGGATCAGAGCTTGGCCTTTCCCTTGGCGGCTTCGGGCCCCACTCGTGAGTCTGCAGCCCGCgcgggggagggcagggtggacCGGTGCCCCAGGTATGGCCCGCACcccctttctctctgtgtgtcagtGCCACAGCAGAGGCCGAGGGAGCCCTTGGGCAGGCTGGAGTGCGTGGCCGAGAGCAGCAGTGAGTTCCAGACGGTAGTGCAGGCCTTCTACGACACACTGGACGCTGCCCACGGCAGGATCCATGTTGTCCGGGTGAGTCCACGCCCTGCCTTGCCAGCCCCTGGCCTCCTGGGCTCCTGGCACCATTTTTGCCTTGCAGAGCCTGTGGGCTATCACTCTTGCCTACGTCAGGATTGGCTGGCCAGAAGCTGCCCAGCAGGCTGAAAGCTGTCGGGGGCAGGGGAGCAGCAGGGCTCCGCAGCCCCGTTCCCTGCCCGAAGGGTGTTCACGAGTGTGCGGCCCGGGAGGCAGAAGGCTGTAGAGCTTAGGGGGTCCCAGCACAGGTCCCCACTTCGCCGGTTCCAGCCCGATGCCTCCACAGTTTCCTCCTCTAGAGCATGGGGTGGTGATGCCATCTCGTGGCTACTGTGAGGATGACTCATTCCAGCAGTTGTTCCGGGTGCTGTTCTGGGGCCCGGCTGCCTCCCAAGGGGTCTGCTCCAGCAGGAAGAGGGCTGGCTGCAGCGAGGCAGCCTCTTCGTACATTTTCACTTGTTGAATGTGGCAACTCTGAGCACGGTTGGGTTGCGGAAAGGGCCGGGCACCACGGGTGGGGGACCCGAATGAAGCTCTGGGAGCCCCAGGAGCCCTGGCCACCCAGGCAGGTGGGAagcagagactgagaaggagggGCTCGGAGGCGGGGCGCTGGAGGCAGCGAGGGCCAGAGTGCCTGCAGGGCCAGAAGGAAGGACTGAGGAGGGGCCGTGTGCCAGGCAGGGGCGGAGAGTGACTGGGAGGTGAGAGCTGGGCTCACGGCGCGGGTGAAGCCAGGTGGCCCTCTTGACTGTTGACGCGCCGACTTGTGGGTGggtgggcctgggggcagggggcggtgAGCAGCAGTAGCAACCCGGATCTGGTCAGATGCGCAGAACCTCAGGcctttcccagaccaggggcaGTCCGCCACCAGCACCGCCACCACCGCTTTCCTGGGGATGACCCCTGTAACTCTGGGTGGACTTAGCAGCTGTCACTTCTGCACTTGGCGAGAGGAGGACGCCCTGCACTCACGCCCCGTGCTCCTCCCGAGGCTCTGTTAGTCACGTGCGCTTGATTCTTCTAGCAGGACCTTTGTGACTTTACGTGGTACACTTGAGTCTTTTTTCCACTTAACGATTTTAGAGACTGTTTCTTGCCTCCCTGCACGGAAGATCAGGAGAATGGgcttcccttcccccctttcacctcctcctccctcttccatctcacAGTTTGGCCAGTGACATTATTTTGAAGTTGGCAAGGTTGACAAACAAACGTCATCTTCTATTCTGCATGGCATGCTTCTATTCCAAGCATGAAGCTCCATGCTCGGGCCATAGGTTGATCGATATATAATgaccatgaaaaaatatttaccactggaccagagaggaaagggggaaatgaAAAACCTAGTTATTTAAACCATGTTGCATGAAAGAGAATATTCTAGGATTCAAGGACtaatggctctttttttttttgatagacttattttatttatttattttttaggctgcgttgggccttcgttgctgtgtgtgggctttctctagttgcagtgagctggggctactcttcgttgcagtgcacgggcttttcattgaggtggcttctcttgttgcggagcacaggctctaggcctgcaggcttcagtagttgtggcatgtgggcttcagtagttgtggctggcgggctctagagcgcaggctcagtagctgtggcacacgggcttagttgctccgcggcatgtgggatcttcccggaccagggcttgaacccgtgtcccttgcactggcaggcggattcttaaccactgtgccaccagggaagcccaactaaTGGCTCTtgattttgtttactttctttctttttctctgtggtgCTTGGCTGCTGGCTTACTCTTGGTGACCCTGTCACCTTCTTGCATAGATTCCTTTTCTGTGTAGTAAAAGTATCTCCTTGAGTGAGTAGTCAacattttgaacttttaaatgGATTTTGCCTTTTGCAATTAGAAGTAATTTGCAACTATAGTTTGATATTggtatttttttcaaacaaaagatGCTATGTGTTTATTAAGACATTTCTGTTAACTTAAGCACAGCTGGTTCTTGCATACCTTAATCTGTCCTTATTTTGTCCTCACCATTAATAGTTTGGCTGGATATAGGGTTCAAGatcaaaatatgttttccttcAGATCTTTGAAAGACttaactctttttctttcctccttaaaattttttgttcttggaaaggcaagaaaaaaaaaatccttctatgGTCTCTTAGCATC
This window of the Balaenoptera musculus isolate JJ_BM4_2016_0621 chromosome 17, mBalMus1.pri.v3, whole genome shotgun sequence genome carries:
- the PARP10 gene encoding protein mono-ADP-ribosyltransferase PARP10 isoform X2 encodes the protein MMDEEEAELRAAVELRGLPPDVPDELLTLYFENPRSSGGGPVSSWQRLGRGGILTFQEAADAARVLAQEEHILHGARLSLRPAPPRAPARLLLQGLSAGTGPRRLEQYVQALLCAAGQPVQPCRALASPRPDRALVQLPKPLSEAEARVLEEHAQALSLEGAEVSLAWVPQARAVRVMGGSPPADLLLLELYLENERRSGGGPLEGVRSLPGHLGTIASFQQWQVAERVLQRAHQLQGSELSLVPHYDVLEPEEHSEHTSGGNRLAELGPGAPKPALLEAGGPARAQNCAGNVTLGSEEAPGQTGASLRTGPLWDRSSLGQARPVSSGPVGSSEQEGLVSPGPTGSPGPGEIAVESLEQVASMSLGPVGSPGQEGLVETVLPMELGAMRFLQLYHEDLLAGLGDVALFPLEGSDMTGFRLCGALAPCQAAEEFLQSLLGSVSCHVLSLKHPGSARFLLSPEGQRLLRGLEAQFQCVFGTERLARAALDTDPGEVDPTEALQALPGHSHTLWPPDNMDGDQENMSLEEVRELLAALEGLDGEDWLPLELREEEPEGQPEEEKTPRAGEGPVAPSTGAPGRLEEEAELQLALYRSLEPQGQVAEREEAVALQRALALSLLEPPPLQEEQELRGGGPGSWAQLEVHAAFEQDMDELDQALEAALEVHLREETVGPQGCVLPAELCTRLERRHGVSVALRGDRTVLRGFGTQPTRAARHLAALQAGPRDQSLAFPLAASGPTLPQQRPREPLGRLECVAESSSEFQTVVQAFYDTLDAAHGRIHVVRVERVLHPLLQQQYELHRERLEQCCDRRPAEQVLYHGTSVATVPDICAHGFNRSFCGRNGTLYGQGVYFAKRASLSVLDRYSPPDAEGHKAVFVARVLTGDYGQGRRGLRAPPPRPPGHALLRYDSAVDCLPRPSIFVIFHDTQALPTHLITCKHMSRSPPGDPPGLLSNSPAT
- the PARP10 gene encoding protein mono-ADP-ribosyltransferase PARP10 isoform X1, whose product is MMDEEEAELRAAVELRGLPPDVPDELLTLYFENPRSSGGGPVSSWQRLGRGGILTFQEAADAARVLAQEEHILHGARLSLRPAPPRAPARLLLQGLSAGTGPRRLEQYVQALLCAAGQPVQPCRALASPRPDRALVQLPKPLSEAEARVLEEHAQALSLEGAEVSLAWVPQARAVRVMGGSPPADLLLLELYLENERRSGGGPLEGVRSLPGHLGTIASFQQWQVAERVLQRAHQLQGSELSLVPHYDVLEPEEHSEHTSGGNRLAELGPGAPKPALLEAGGPARAQNCAGNVTLGSEEAPGQTGASLRTGPLWDRSSLGQARPVSSGPVGSSEQEGLVSPGPTGSPGPGEIAVESLEQVASMSLGPVGSPGQEGLVETVLPMELGAMRFLQLYHEDLLAGLGDVALFPLEGSDMTGFRLCGALAPCQAAEEFLQSLLGSVSCHVLSLKHPGSARFLLSPEGQRLLRGLEAQFQCVFGTERLARAALDTDPGEVDPTEALQALPGHSHTLWPPDNMDGDQENMSLEEVRELLAALEGLDGEDWLPLELREEEPEGQPEEEKTPRAGEGPVAPSTGAPGRLEEEAELQLALYRSLEPQGQVAEREEAVALQRALALSLLEPPPLQEEQELRGGGPGSWAQLEVHAAFEQDMDELDQALEAALEVHLREETVGPQGCVLPAELCTRLERRHGVSVALRGDRTVLRGFGTQPTRAARHLAALQAGPRDQSLAFPLAASGPTRESAARAGEGRVDRCPRYGPHPLSLCVSVPQQRPREPLGRLECVAESSSEFQTVVQAFYDTLDAAHGRIHVVRVERVLHPLLQQQYELHRERLEQCCDRRPAEQVLYHGTSVATVPDICAHGFNRSFCGRNGTLYGQGVYFAKRASLSVLDRYSPPDAEGHKAVFVARVLTGDYGQGRRGLRAPPPRPPGHALLRYDSAVDCLPRPSIFVIFHDTQALPTHLITCKHMSRSPPGDPPGLLSNSPAT